The following are encoded in a window of Carya illinoinensis cultivar Pawnee chromosome 15, C.illinoinensisPawnee_v1, whole genome shotgun sequence genomic DNA:
- the LOC122296245 gene encoding sucrose synthase 7-like, protein MASGQVLKRSNSIADSMPDALKQSRYHMKRCFARFVATGRRLLKLQHIMEEVDKSIEDKQNRSKVLEGLLGYILSSTKEAAVVPPYVAFAVRPSPGFWEFVIVNSEDLSVDGITAPEYLKFKEMIFDENWANDENALEIDFGAIDFSTPRMTLSSSIGNGVSFISKNITLRLHGNPESAQSLLGYLQAINHQGEDLMINATLDTVSKLKNALVAAEVFVSALPKDEPFLNFEQRFKEWGFEKGWGNTAERVKESIRILSEVLQAPEPAKLELLFSRLPTIFNIVIFSPHGYFGQSDVLGLPDTGGQVVYILDQVRALEEELLLRIKQQGLVVKPQILVVTRLIPDARGTKCNQELEPIVNTKHSHILRVPFRTENGVLRQWVSRFDIYPYLERFAQDATAKILELMECKPDLIIGNYSDGNLVASLMASKLGITQGTIAHALEKTKYEDSDAKWKELDSKYHFSCQFTSDIISMNSADFIITSTYQEIAGSKDRPGQYESHTTFTMPGLYRVVSGINVFDPKFNIAAPGADQSVYFPYTERQRRLISFHPAIEELLYSKEDSNEHIGYLADGKKPIIFSMARLDTVKNITGLTEWFGKNKRLRSLVNLVVVAGFFDPSKSKDREEIAEIKKMHALIEKYELKGQIRWIAAQTDRYRNGELYRCIADTKGAFVQPALYEAFGLTVIEAMNCGLPTFATNQGGPAEIIVDEISGFHVDPNNGDESSNTIADFFEKCKLDPENWDKISKAGLRRIYECYTWKIYANKLLNMGAVYGFWRQLNKEQKLAKQRYIHMFYNLQFRNLARNLPIPSTEGPEQPTPAALTAPKQPTPTLLTAPQQPTPVLTSKPVQPEPTSSTESQPTLRNEGIEQQQLGEPMVQLCPCGLWCFILGFLFVIFYLLMKLYRLFI, encoded by the exons ATGGCTTCTGGGCAAGTGCTCAAACGATCAAATTCAATTGCAGATAGCATGCCTGATGCATTGAAGCAAAGCCGCTATCATATGAAAAGATGCTTTGCAAG GTTTGTTGCAACAGGCAGAAGGTTATTGAAACTCCAACACATAATGGAGGAGGTGGATAAATCAATAGAAGACAAGCAAAACAGAAGTAAAGTTTTGGAGGGCTTACTTGGCTACATCTTAAGTTCCACTAAG GAGGCAGCTGTTGTTCCaccatatgttgcttttgctgTAAGACCTAGCCCTGGATTCTGGGAATTTGTTATAGTGAACTCTGAGGATCTGTCAGTGGACGGTATCACTGCTCCTGAATACTTGAAATTCAAGGAAATGATCTTCGATGAAAACTG GGCGAATGATGAAAATGCTTTGGAGATAGATTTTGGAGCCATTGACTTCTCCACTCCTCGCATGACCCTTTCTTCCTCTATTGGAAATGGTGTCAGCTTCATCTCAAAGAATATAACTTTACGGCTACATGGGAACCCTGAGAGTGCACAGTCATTGCTCGGGTACTTACAAGCCATAAATCATCAAGGAGAG GATCTAATGATAAATGCAACTCTGGATACTGTCTCTAAGCTAAAAAATGCACTTGTTGCGGCTGAAGTATTTGTGTCTGCACTCCCCAAAGATGAACCATTTCTGAATTTTGAGCAGAG GTTTAAAGAATGGGGCTTTGAGAAAGGGTGGGGAAATACTGCAGAAAGGGTTAAGGAGTCTATTAGGATACTTTCTGAGGTACTTCAAGCACCAGAACCTGCAAAATTGGAGTTGCTCTTTAGCAGGCTTCCCACCATATTCAACATTGTGATTTTCTCCCCTCATGGCTACTTTGGGCAATCAGATGTCCTTGGATTGCCGGATACTGGTGGCCAG GTGGTTTACATTCTTGATCAAGTAAGAGCTTTGGAGGAAGAATTGCTCCTCAGGATTAAGCAGCAAGGTCTTGTTGTGAAGCCACAGATTCTTGTG GTAACAAGACTTATACCTGATGCTCGAGGGACAAAGTGCAACCAAGAGTTGGAGCCTATTGTCAACACCAAGCACTCTCACATACTGAGAGTCCCGTTTAGGACAGAAAATGGGGTTCTCCGCCAATGGGTTTCCCGTTTTGATATCTACCCCTACCTTGAGAGATTTGCCCAG GATGCTACTGCAAAGATCCTTGAACTCATGGAGTGCAAACCGGACCTCATCATCGGGAACTACAGTGATGGAAACTTGGTTGCATCTTTGATGGCTAGCAAGCTTGGAATAACTCAG GGAACTATTGCTCACGCTTTAGAAAAAACCAAGTAtgaagattcagatgccaaatGGAAGGAATTGGACTCCAAGTACCACTTTTCATGTCAGTTCACATCCGACATAATCTCAATGAATTCAGCTGATTTCATCATAACAAGCACATACCAAGAAATTGCTGGAAG TAAGGATAGGCCTGGACAGTATGAAAGCCATACAACATTTACCATGCCTGGACTTTATCGAGTAGTCTCAGGCATTAATGTTTTTGATCCAAAGTTCAACATTGCTGCCCCTGGGGCTGATCAGTCTGTCTACTTCCCATACACAGAGAGGCAGAGGCGGCTAATCTCTTTTCACCCGGCCATTGAAGAACTACTATACAGCAAGGAGGACAGCAATGAGCACAT AGGATATTTGGCAGACGGGAAGAAACCAATCATATTCTCAATGGCACGACTTGATACAGTGAAAAACATTACAGGACTAACAGAATGGTTTGGAAAGAACAAAAGGCTGAGAAGCTTGGTAAATCTTGTGGTTGTAGCAGGATTTTTCGATCCATCCAAATCAAAGGATAGAGAAGAAATTgcagaaataaaaaagatgcaTGCCTTGATTGAGAAATACGAACTTAAGGGCCAGATTAGATGGATAGCAGCTCAAACCGACAGATATCGCAATGGAGAGTTGTACCGCTGTATTGCTGATACAAAGGGCGCTTTTGTGCAGCCTGCATTGTATGAGGCTTTTGGTCTAACAGTAATTGAGGCTATGAACTGTGGATTGCCTACATTTGCAACAAATCAAGGAGGTCCAGCAGAAATTATTGTTGATGAGATCTCAGGTTTTCACGTTGACCCCAATAATGGTGATGAATCGAGCAACACGATCGCCGATTTCTTTGAAAAGTGCAAGTTGGATCCTGAAAACTGGGACAAGATATCTAAAGCTGGTCTCCGGCGTATATATGAATG CTACACTTGGAAGATTTATGCAAACAAGCTGCTAAACATGGGAGCAGTTTATGGATTCTGGAGGCAGTTGAACAAGGAACAAAAGCTAGCTAAACAAAGATATATTCACATGTTCTACAATCTCCAATTTAGAAATTTG GCAAGGAACTTGCCAATCCCAAGTACTGAAGGACCCGAACAACCAACACCGGCGGCTCTAACTGCACCCAAGCAACCAACACCAACACTGCTAACTGCACCCCAACAACCAACACCAGTTTTGACATCCAAGCCTGTACAACCAGAGCCAACATCGTCAACTGAGTCTCAGCCAACACTAAG GAACGAAGGCATAGAGCAGCAGCAGCTTGGCGAACCAATGGTGCAACTCTGTCCTTGTGGTTTGTGGTGCTTCATTCTTGGTTTTCTCTTTGTAATTTTTTACCTCTTAATGAAGTTGTATCGTCTATTCATATAG
- the LOC122296243 gene encoding protein argonaute 1-like has protein sequence MVRKRRTELPSGSESSQAQQETSGAGSTSGAGSTSGGGSGSGRGHQPRPSERSAPPQQQHAGGGGRGWPPQGGRGGYGGGRSGRGMPPQQQYGGTPEYQGRGRGGPPQQGGRGGYSGGGPAGISGRGGPSSGGPSRPSDPNLHQATRVQHQPGISPQPTSSEASSSTRPPEPSQVVQQFEQLTIQGAQSQAIQPVPPSSKSVRFPLRPGKGSTGTKCIVKANHFFAELPDKDLHQYDVTITPEVTSRGVNRAVMEQLVRLYRETHLGKRLPAYDGRKSLYTAGPLPFLSKDFKITLIDEDDGSGGQRREREFKVVIKLAARADLHHLGLFLQGRQADAPQEALQVLDIVLRELPTTRYCPVGRSFYSPDLGRRQSLGEGLESWRGFYQSIRPTQMGLSLNIDMSSTAFIEPLPVIDFVTQLLNRDVISRPLSDSDRVKIKKALRGVKVEVTHRGNMRRKYRISGLTSQATRELTFPVDEKGTMKSVVEYFLETYGFTIQHSQWPCLQVGNQQRPNYLPMEVCKIVEGQRYSKRLNERQITALLKVTCQRPRDRELDIMQTVRHNAYHEDPYAKEFGIKISEKLASVEARILPAPWLKYHDTGREKDCLPQVGQWNMMNKKMVNGGVVNYWICINFSRNVQDSVARGFCHELAQMCYISGMAFNPEPVLPPVSGRPDQVERVLKTRYHDAMTKLQSQRKELDLLIVILPDNNGSLYGDLKRICETDLGLVSQCCLTKHVFRMNKQYLANVALKINVKVGGRNTVLVDALSRRIPLVSDRPTIIFGADVTHPHPGEDSSPSIAAVVASQDWPEITKYAGLVCAQAHRQELIQDLFKTWQDPARGTLTGGMIKELLVSFRRATGQKPQRIIFYRDGVSEGQFYQVLLYELDAIRKACASLEPNYQPPVTFVVVQKRHHTRLFANNHHDHNSVDRSGNILPGTVVDSKICHPTEFDFYLCSHAGIQGTSRPAHYHVLWDENKFTADGLQSLTNNLCYTYARCTRSVSIVPPAYYAHLAAFRARFYMEPESSESGSMTSGAATGRGGGMGGAGPRSTRAPGISAAVRPLPALKENVKRVMFYC, from the exons ATGGTGAGGAAGAGGAGAACTGAGCTTCCTAGTGGGAGCGAAAGCTCTCAGGCTCAGCAGGAAACCAGTGGGGCTGGTAGTACTAGTGGGGCTGGTAGTACTAGTGGGGGTGGTAGTGGTAGTGGTAGAGGCCACCAACCACGCCCTTCTGAGAGGAGCGCTCCACCCCAGCAGCAACAtgcaggaggaggaggaagaggttgGCCCCCCCAAGGAGGTCGTGGAGGTTATGGTGGGGGGCGCAGCGGTCGTGGAATGCCACCACAGCAACAGTATGGTGGGACACCTGAATATCAAGGCCGGGGAAGGGGAGGGCCACCCCAGCAAGGTGGCCGTGGAGGGTATAGTGGCGGCGGCCCTGCCGGCATCAGTGGCCGGGGCGGACCTTCTTCTGGTGGCCCATCAAGACCATCAGATCCCAACCTGCACCAAGCAACCCGGGTTCAACATCAACCTGGGATTTCGCCTCAGCCAACGTCATCTGAGGCGAGTTCATCTACCCGACCTCCGGAGCCATCTCAAGTGGTCCAGCAATTTGAGCAACTCACCATCCAAGGCGCACAGAGCCAGGCAATTCAACCTGTGCCACCATCTAGTAAATCAGTGAGGTTCCCTCTTAGGCCTGGCAAGGGTAGCACTGGAACGAAGTGTATAGTTAAGGCAAATCACTTCTTTGCTGAATTACCAGACAAAGATTTGCATCAGTATGAT GTTACAATTACTCCGGAGGTGACGTCCCGTGGAGTTAACCGTGCTGTAATGGAACAGCTGGTTAGGTTGTACAGAGAGACGCATCTTGGAAAGAGGCTTCCTGCCTATGACGGGCGAAAGAGTCTGTATACTGCTGGGCCACTCCCATTTCTATCCAAGGATTTCAAGATTACACttattgatgaagatgatggaTCCGGTGGGCAAAG gagagagagagaatttaaaGTCGTGATAAAATTGGCTGCACGTGCAGACCTGCACCATTTAGGACTCTTCTTGCAGGGTAGGCAAGCTGATGCACCCCAGGAAGCACTTCAAGTTCTTGATATTGTCCTGCGTGAATTACCTACTACGAG GTACTGTCCTGTGGGTCGTTCATTTTATTCTCCTGATCTGGGAAGGAGGCAATCACTGGGTGAGGGATTGGAGAGTTGGCGCGGTTTTTATCAAAGCATTCGTCCAACTCAGATGGGGCTGTCTCTGAATATAG ACATGTCTTCGACTGCATTCATTGAGCCATTGCCGGTAATTGATTTTGTAACACAGCTGCTGAATCGGGATGTTATTTCTAGACCTTTGTCCGATTCTGATCGTGTCAAG ATCAAAAAGGCTCTACGAGGGGTCAAAGTTGAGGTTACACATCGAGGAAATATGCGCAGGAAGTACCGTATATCTGGTTTAACATCGCAGGCAACAAGAGAGCTGAC GTTTCCGGTTGATGAAAAAGGTACAATGAAATCAGTTGTTGAATATTTCCTTGAAACTTATGGTTTTACTATTCAACATTCACAATGGCCATGTCTGCAAGTGGGTAACCAACAGAGACCAAATTATTTGCCTATGGAG GTTTGCAAGATTGTTGAGGGTCAGAGGTACTCGAAGAGGTTAAATGAGAGACAGATTACTGCTTTATTGAAGGTGACCTGCCAGCGTCCTCGAGACAGGGAGCTAGATATAATGCAG ACCGTTCGTCACAATGCTTACCATGAGGATCCTTATGCAAAAGAGTTTGGAATCAAAATTAGTGAGAAGCTGGCTTCAGTTGAAGCTCGAATTCTTCCTGCACCATGG CTGAAATATCATGATACAGGCAGAGAAAAGGATTGCCTGCCACAAGTTGGACAATGGAACATGATGAATAAG AAAATGGTGAATGGGGGAGTAGTTAACTATTGGATCTGCATCAATTTTTCACGGAATGTGCAAGATAGTGTGGCCCGCGGGTTTTGCCATGAACTTGCACAAATGTGTTACATTTCTGGAATG GCATTTAATCCTGAACCAGTGCTTCCACCTGTGAGTGGCCGTCCTGATCAGGTAGAAAGAGTCCTTAAAACTCGGTACCATGATGCCATGACCAAACTCCAGTCTCAGAGAAAGGAGCTTGACCTGCTTATCGTTATTTTGCCAGATAACAATGGCTCACTTTATG GTGATTTGAAGCGAATCTGTGAGACTGATCTTGGCCTTGTTTCCCAATGTTGCTTGACGAAGCATGTATTTAGAATGAATAAACAATACCTGGCCAATGTGGCATTGAAGATAAATGTCAAGGTTGGAGGAAGGAATACTGTGCTTGTGGACGCACTGTCAAGGCGTATACCTTTAGTCAGTGATCGGCCTACTATTATCTTTGGTGCAGATGTTACCCATCCTCATCCAGGAGAAGATTCAAGCCCTTCAATTGCAGCT GTTGTGGCATCTCAAGATTGGCCAGAAATCACAAAGTATGCTGGTTTGGTTTGTGCTCAAGCCCATCGACAGGAGCTGATTCAAGATCTTTTCAAGACATGGCAGGATCCTGCAAGAGGGACATTGACTGGTGGCATGATTAA GGAACTACTCGTATCTTTTCGTAGAGCAACTGGTCAGAAACCACAACGTATCATATTTTACAG GGATGGTGTGAGCGAGGGGCAATTCTACCAGGTTTTGCTGTATGAGCTAGATGCTATCCGAAAG GCGTGTGCCTCTTTGGAGCCAAACTATCAGCCTCCTGTGACTTTTGTTGTGGTTCAGAAGCGCCATCACACAAGATTGTTTGCCAACAACCATCATGACCACAATTCAGTTGATAGGAGTGGAAACATATTGCCAG GTACTGTTGTAGACTCCAAAATTTGTCACCCGACTGAATTTGACTTCTACCTCTGTTCGCATGCTGGAATTCAG GGTACAAGTCGTCCAGCTCATTACCATGTACTATGGGATGAGAACAAGTTTACAGCTGATGGGCTGCAGTCCCTTACAAATAACCTTTGTTATAC ATATGCAAGGTGCACTCGATCTGTTTCCATTg TGCCCCCGGCATACTATGCCCATCTTGCTGCATTCCGAGCTCGGTTCTATATGGAGCCAGAGTCCTCAGAAAGTGGTTCCATGACAAGTGGTGCTGCCACTGGACGTGGAGGAGGCATGGGCGGAGCAGGTCCACGAAGCACACGAGCACCAGGAATTAGTGCTGCTGTGAGACCCCTACCAGCACTTAAGGAGAATGTTAAAAGGGTCATGTTCTACTGTTAG